In Bacillota bacterium, a single window of DNA contains:
- the mltG gene encoding endolytic transglycosylase MltG, with product MAARRQRLIVAALAFAVVAVCGLAWFACSPMNWSGRASRVVVTIPPGASASGIGAILEQAGVIRSRIVFRVLALAMGLESKLKAGDYELDPARGTVAILSDISSGKVLRVNVTIPEGSTARQVARIVASRGLASEDEVMALVVHPTPELLAIVGAASGDGSLEGYLFPDTYQFARGVGAHEVVRAMLRRFAEVIQPRLAQGRALGLSDREVLILASIVEREAKVGQERPKISRVFLNRIRLGMPLQSCATVQYALPQSKDKLLLEDLTVDSPYNTYIHPGLPPGPICSPGLESVVAVLEPSSEDYLYFVARNDGSHLFSRTYAEHLRAKARAESGR from the coding sequence TTGGCTGCACGACGCCAGAGGCTGATAGTTGCGGCGCTCGCCTTTGCAGTTGTGGCTGTGTGCGGGCTCGCTTGGTTCGCATGCTCCCCTATGAACTGGTCAGGGCGAGCCAGCAGAGTCGTAGTTACCATCCCGCCTGGTGCGTCAGCTTCAGGCATCGGTGCCATTCTGGAGCAGGCCGGGGTCATACGGTCGCGGATTGTATTCAGAGTGCTCGCATTGGCTATGGGCCTTGAATCGAAACTCAAGGCGGGCGACTACGAACTCGACCCGGCCAGAGGCACTGTCGCGATTCTCTCGGACATCTCCTCAGGCAAGGTGCTGAGGGTCAATGTGACAATACCCGAAGGATCCACAGCCCGCCAGGTGGCCCGCATAGTTGCCTCCCGCGGGCTCGCATCCGAGGACGAAGTAATGGCCCTGGTCGTTCACCCCACCCCAGAGCTCCTGGCGATCGTGGGGGCGGCATCTGGTGATGGATCACTCGAGGGCTACCTTTTCCCTGACACCTACCAGTTTGCGCGGGGTGTTGGAGCGCACGAGGTAGTCCGGGCGATGCTCCGGCGGTTTGCCGAAGTTATCCAGCCGAGGCTCGCTCAAGGCAGGGCACTGGGGCTTTCCGATCGGGAGGTTCTCATCCTGGCATCCATAGTGGAGCGCGAGGCAAAGGTGGGTCAGGAACGGCCCAAGATATCCAGGGTGTTCCTGAACCGGATCCGGCTCGGCATGCCTCTGCAAAGCTGCGCGACTGTGCAGTATGCTCTTCCCCAGTCCAAGGACAAGTTGCTGCTCGAGGATCTCACGGTGGATTCCCCATACAATACCTATATCCATCCGGGGCTGCCTCCGGGGCCTATATGCAGCCCAGGCCTGGAATCCGTGGTCGCGGTGTTGGAGCCGTCTTCTGAGGACTATCTCTACTTCGTAGCCAGGAATGATGGATCCCACTTGTTCAGCAGGACATATGCCGAACACCTGAGGGCCAAGGCCCGGGCGGAATCAGGGAGGTAG